One window of Equus caballus isolate H_3958 breed thoroughbred chromosome 3, TB-T2T, whole genome shotgun sequence genomic DNA carries:
- the STBD1 gene encoding starch-binding domain-containing protein 1 gives MGAVWSALLVGGGLAGALFIWLLRDTGKEGDAEQEKDASPGEAATAGGDQGGGGGLSPGPSKPELVTKPEHLQESNGCLISETKGPGSLQAAACRRQSPSGEDGDCVSPRDHVPSGQFPETESLTTSETGHSKGYSRNERFESPREERGFQKGQETPAKAAPCFAGKLPSSNLVTDRAKEDVSRAQLDHQTPADHEDWEMVSRHSSWGDVGLGGSLKAPVLNPNQGMDYGRSTLVDARGQEMDVKQKRVVAMSSESRQVSVRFQVHYVTSTGVQFIAVTGDHESLGRWNTYIPLQGSKDGFWSHSVSLPADTVVEWKFVVVENGEVTRWEECSNRFLETGHEDKVVHKWWGIP, from the exons ATGGGCGCCGTGTGGTCTGCCTTGCTGGTCGGAGGGGGTCTGGCCGGGGCGCTTTTTATTTGGCTGCTGCGGGACACGGGAAAGGAGGGGGACGCGGAGCAGGAGAAGGACGCCTCTCCTGGGGAGGCTGCGACTGCGGGAGGCGATCAGGGTGGCGGCGGCGGCCTGAGCCCTGGACCTTCCAAGCCGGAGTTGGTCACCAAACCAG aGCATCTGCAAGAAAGCAATGGATGTTTGATTTCAGAGACCAAAGGCCCTGGCAGCCTGCAGGCAGCAGCGTGCAGACGGCAGAGTCCTTCGGGAGAAGATGGTGACTGTGTCAGTCCAAGAGACCATGTTCCTTCTGGACAGTTTCCAGAGACAGAATCTCTAACTACATCTGAGACTGGGCACTCCAAGGGTTACTCAAGAAATGAGAGGTTTGAATCTCCTAGAGAAGAACGGGGATTTCAAAAAGGACAAGAGACGCCTGCTAAAGCAGCTCCATGTTTTGCAGGGAAGTTGCCTTCTAGCAACCTGGTCACGGATAGAGCTAAAGAAGATGTGAGCCGTGCGCAGCTGGACCATCAGACCCCGGCTGACCACGAGGACTGGGAAATGGTGTCCAGGCACTCATCTTGGGGAGATGTTGGTTTGGGTGGCAGTCTTAAGGCTCCAGTGTTAAACCCAAACCAAGGAATGGACTATGGCAGAAGCACTCTTGTGGATGCAAGAGGTCAGGAAATGGATGTGAAACAAAAAAGGGTAGTAGCAATGTCTTCAGAGTCTCGGCAAGTTAGTGTCAGGTTCCAGGTCCATTATGTAACAAGTACTGGTGTGCAGTTCATTGCAGTCACTGGAGACCATGAGAGTCTTGGGAGATGGAACACTTACATCCCACTCCAGGGTAGCAAGGATGGGTTCTGGTCTCACTCAGTGTCCCTGCCAGCAGATACGGTGGTGGAATGGAAGTTTGTGGTGGTAGAGAATGGAGAAGTTACCCGCTGGGAAGAATGCAGCAATAGGTTCCTAGAGACTGGCCATGAAGATAAAGTGGTTCACAAGTGGTGGGGGATTCCCTGA